A DNA window from Carassius gibelio isolate Cgi1373 ecotype wild population from Czech Republic chromosome A6, carGib1.2-hapl.c, whole genome shotgun sequence contains the following coding sequences:
- the LOC128015890 gene encoding complement decay-accelerating factor isoform X6 codes for MTSVKVLPLLLLALSMVSVGAADCPFPFFNGKIVLSSESLLKNSFPDSSEALVECAKGYEREEGPTSIICLNGVWSEVKLKCKKIDCGEPKPSLHMSYDTSEGTLFGAYIKTICETGYDLEGSSFRQCLVSGWSGKAECILTTCEVPDPIENGVMIVPRAIPEFNDVITFSCDDNYVLVGNSTITCGEYGDYSSPPPTCIAITTPTEESTTTDKATTTDMTTASTRSHVITTPTEESTTTDKATTTDMISASTRSHVITPTEASTTTTTDMTTDMTTASTRSHEGLIEGHTTNFKNDLVGFVAPLTMKASLATTLILTVLLIIALIGFLIYRQLKYKGSYNTGEDLPTKEELLHYQRV; via the exons atgaCAAGTGTGAAGGTGTTGCCACTGCTTCTACTAGCGCTTTCAATGGTCTCAGTTGGAGCAG CAGACTGTCCGTTTCCTTTTTTTAATGGCAAAATTGTCTTATCATCGGAATCCTTACTGAAGAACAGTTTCCCAGACAGTTCAGAAGCGTTAGTGGAATGTGCTAAAGGATATGAGAGAGAAGAGGGTCCGACTTCCATCATCTGCCTGAATGGGGTCTGGAGTGAAGTGAAATTGAAATGCAAAA AAATAGACTGTGGAGAACCTAAACCTTCACTGCATATGAGTTATGACACCTCAGAAGGAACATTGTTTGGTGCTTACATAAAAACCATATGTGAGACGGG ATATGATCTGGAAGGATCAAGCTTCAGGCAATGTCTTGTTTCTGGCTGGAGTGGAAAGGCTGAATGTATAC TGACAACATGCGAAGTGCCAGATCCAATTGAAAATGGCGTGATGATTGTGCCCAGAGCCATACCGGAGTTTAATGATGTCATTACGTTTTCCTGTGATGATAACTACGTCCTTGTTGGAAACAGCACCATTACATGTGGTGAATATGGGGATTATAGTTCACCACCTCCGACATGCATAG ccatcaCAACACCAACAGAAGAAAGCACTACCACAGACAAAGCTACAACAACAGACATGACTACAGCCTCCACCCGCTCACATG tcatcACAACACCAACAGAAGAAAGCACTACCACAGACAAAGCCACTACAACAGATATGATTTCAGCCTCCACCCGCTCACATG tcataacACCAACAGAAGCAAGCACTACCACAACAACAGACATGACAACAGACATGACTACAGCCTCCACCCGCTCACATG AGGGACTAATAGAAGGGCACACCACTAACTTCAAGA ATGATCTTGTGGGTTTTGTAGCTCCCTTGACGATGAAAGCTTCCTTAGCTACCACGCTGATTTTAACTGTCTTGCTGATTATAGCGT TGATTGGTTTTTTGATATATCGTCAATTAAAATACAAAGG TTCATACAATACTGGTGAAGATCTGCCGACAAAAGAAGAGTTATTGCATTATCAAAGAGTTTAA
- the LOC128015890 gene encoding complement decay-accelerating factor isoform X1, whose amino-acid sequence MTSVKVLPLLLLALSMVSVGAADCPFPFFNGKIVLSSESLLKNSFPDSSEALVECAKGYEREEGPTSIICLNGVWSEVKLKCKKIDCGEPKPSLHMSYDTSEGTLFGAYIKTICETGYDLEGSSFRQCLVSGWSGKAECILTTCEVPDPIENGVMIVPRAIPEFNDVITFSCDDNYVLVGNSTITCGEYGDYSSPPPTCIAITTPTEESTTTDKATTTDMTTASTRSHVITTPTEESTTTDKATTTDMISASTRSHVITTPTEESTTTDMTTASTRSHVITPTEASTTTTTDMTTDMTTASTRSHEGLIEGHTTNFKNDLVGFVAPLTMKASLATTLILTVLLIIALIGFLIYRQLKYKGSYNTGEDLPTKEELLHYQRV is encoded by the exons atgaCAAGTGTGAAGGTGTTGCCACTGCTTCTACTAGCGCTTTCAATGGTCTCAGTTGGAGCAG CAGACTGTCCGTTTCCTTTTTTTAATGGCAAAATTGTCTTATCATCGGAATCCTTACTGAAGAACAGTTTCCCAGACAGTTCAGAAGCGTTAGTGGAATGTGCTAAAGGATATGAGAGAGAAGAGGGTCCGACTTCCATCATCTGCCTGAATGGGGTCTGGAGTGAAGTGAAATTGAAATGCAAAA AAATAGACTGTGGAGAACCTAAACCTTCACTGCATATGAGTTATGACACCTCAGAAGGAACATTGTTTGGTGCTTACATAAAAACCATATGTGAGACGGG ATATGATCTGGAAGGATCAAGCTTCAGGCAATGTCTTGTTTCTGGCTGGAGTGGAAAGGCTGAATGTATAC TGACAACATGCGAAGTGCCAGATCCAATTGAAAATGGCGTGATGATTGTGCCCAGAGCCATACCGGAGTTTAATGATGTCATTACGTTTTCCTGTGATGATAACTACGTCCTTGTTGGAAACAGCACCATTACATGTGGTGAATATGGGGATTATAGTTCACCACCTCCGACATGCATAG ccatcaCAACACCAACAGAAGAAAGCACTACCACAGACAAAGCTACAACAACAGACATGACTACAGCCTCCACCCGCTCACATG tcatcACAACACCAACAGAAGAAAGCACTACCACAGACAAAGCCACTACAACAGATATGATTTCAGCCTCCACCCGCTCACATG tcataACAACACCAACAGAAGAAAGCACTACCACAGACATGACCACAGCCTCCACCCGCTCACATG tcataacACCAACAGAAGCAAGCACTACCACAACAACAGACATGACAACAGACATGACTACAGCCTCCACCCGCTCACATG AGGGACTAATAGAAGGGCACACCACTAACTTCAAGA ATGATCTTGTGGGTTTTGTAGCTCCCTTGACGATGAAAGCTTCCTTAGCTACCACGCTGATTTTAACTGTCTTGCTGATTATAGCGT TGATTGGTTTTTTGATATATCGTCAATTAAAATACAAAGG TTCATACAATACTGGTGAAGATCTGCCGACAAAAGAAGAGTTATTGCATTATCAAAGAGTTTAA
- the LOC128015890 gene encoding complement decay-accelerating factor isoform X3 — protein MTSVKVLPLLLLALSMVSVGAADCPFPFFNGKIVLSSESLLKNSFPDSSEALVECAKGYEREEGPTSIICLNGVWSEVKLKCKKIDCGEPKPSLHMSYDTSEGTLFGAYIKTICETGYDLEGSSFRQCLVSGWSGKAECILTTCEVPDPIENGVMIVPRAIPEFNDVITFSCDDNYVLVGNSTITCGEYGDYSSPPPTCIAITTPTEESTTTDKATTTDMTTASTRSHVITTPTEESTTTDKATTTDMISASTRSHVITTPTEESTTTDMTTASTRSHVITPTEASTTTTTDMTTDMTTASTRSHEGLIEGHTTNFKTPLTMKASLATTLILTVLLIIALIGFLIYRQLKYKGSYNTGEDLPTKEELLHYQRV, from the exons atgaCAAGTGTGAAGGTGTTGCCACTGCTTCTACTAGCGCTTTCAATGGTCTCAGTTGGAGCAG CAGACTGTCCGTTTCCTTTTTTTAATGGCAAAATTGTCTTATCATCGGAATCCTTACTGAAGAACAGTTTCCCAGACAGTTCAGAAGCGTTAGTGGAATGTGCTAAAGGATATGAGAGAGAAGAGGGTCCGACTTCCATCATCTGCCTGAATGGGGTCTGGAGTGAAGTGAAATTGAAATGCAAAA AAATAGACTGTGGAGAACCTAAACCTTCACTGCATATGAGTTATGACACCTCAGAAGGAACATTGTTTGGTGCTTACATAAAAACCATATGTGAGACGGG ATATGATCTGGAAGGATCAAGCTTCAGGCAATGTCTTGTTTCTGGCTGGAGTGGAAAGGCTGAATGTATAC TGACAACATGCGAAGTGCCAGATCCAATTGAAAATGGCGTGATGATTGTGCCCAGAGCCATACCGGAGTTTAATGATGTCATTACGTTTTCCTGTGATGATAACTACGTCCTTGTTGGAAACAGCACCATTACATGTGGTGAATATGGGGATTATAGTTCACCACCTCCGACATGCATAG ccatcaCAACACCAACAGAAGAAAGCACTACCACAGACAAAGCTACAACAACAGACATGACTACAGCCTCCACCCGCTCACATG tcatcACAACACCAACAGAAGAAAGCACTACCACAGACAAAGCCACTACAACAGATATGATTTCAGCCTCCACCCGCTCACATG tcataACAACACCAACAGAAGAAAGCACTACCACAGACATGACCACAGCCTCCACCCGCTCACATG tcataacACCAACAGAAGCAAGCACTACCACAACAACAGACATGACAACAGACATGACTACAGCCTCCACCCGCTCACATG AGGGACTAATAGAAGGGCACACCACTAACTTCAAGA CTCCCTTGACGATGAAAGCTTCCTTAGCTACCACGCTGATTTTAACTGTCTTGCTGATTATAGCGT TGATTGGTTTTTTGATATATCGTCAATTAAAATACAAAGG TTCATACAATACTGGTGAAGATCTGCCGACAAAAGAAGAGTTATTGCATTATCAAAGAGTTTAA
- the LOC128015890 gene encoding complement decay-accelerating factor isoform X9: MTSVKVLPLLLLALSMVSVGAADCPFPFFNGKIVLSSESLLKNSFPDSSEALVECAKGYEREEGPTSIICLNGVWSEVKLKCKKIDCGEPKPSLHMSYDTSEGTLFGAYIKTICETGYDLEGSSFRQCLVSGWSGKAECILTTCEVPDPIENGVMIVPRAIPEFNDVITFSCDDNYVLVGNSTITCGEYGDYSSPPPTCIAITTPTEESTTTDKATTTDMTTASTRSHVITTPTEESTTTDKATTTDMISASTRSHVITPTEASTTTTTDMTTDMTTASTRSHDDLVGFVAPLTMKASLATTLILTVLLIIALIGFLIYRQLKYKGSYNTGEDLPTKEELLHYQRV, from the exons atgaCAAGTGTGAAGGTGTTGCCACTGCTTCTACTAGCGCTTTCAATGGTCTCAGTTGGAGCAG CAGACTGTCCGTTTCCTTTTTTTAATGGCAAAATTGTCTTATCATCGGAATCCTTACTGAAGAACAGTTTCCCAGACAGTTCAGAAGCGTTAGTGGAATGTGCTAAAGGATATGAGAGAGAAGAGGGTCCGACTTCCATCATCTGCCTGAATGGGGTCTGGAGTGAAGTGAAATTGAAATGCAAAA AAATAGACTGTGGAGAACCTAAACCTTCACTGCATATGAGTTATGACACCTCAGAAGGAACATTGTTTGGTGCTTACATAAAAACCATATGTGAGACGGG ATATGATCTGGAAGGATCAAGCTTCAGGCAATGTCTTGTTTCTGGCTGGAGTGGAAAGGCTGAATGTATAC TGACAACATGCGAAGTGCCAGATCCAATTGAAAATGGCGTGATGATTGTGCCCAGAGCCATACCGGAGTTTAATGATGTCATTACGTTTTCCTGTGATGATAACTACGTCCTTGTTGGAAACAGCACCATTACATGTGGTGAATATGGGGATTATAGTTCACCACCTCCGACATGCATAG ccatcaCAACACCAACAGAAGAAAGCACTACCACAGACAAAGCTACAACAACAGACATGACTACAGCCTCCACCCGCTCACATG tcatcACAACACCAACAGAAGAAAGCACTACCACAGACAAAGCCACTACAACAGATATGATTTCAGCCTCCACCCGCTCACATG tcataacACCAACAGAAGCAAGCACTACCACAACAACAGACATGACAACAGACATGACTACAGCCTCCACCCGCTCACATG ATGATCTTGTGGGTTTTGTAGCTCCCTTGACGATGAAAGCTTCCTTAGCTACCACGCTGATTTTAACTGTCTTGCTGATTATAGCGT TGATTGGTTTTTTGATATATCGTCAATTAAAATACAAAGG TTCATACAATACTGGTGAAGATCTGCCGACAAAAGAAGAGTTATTGCATTATCAAAGAGTTTAA
- the LOC128015890 gene encoding complement decay-accelerating factor isoform X12 produces the protein MTSVKVLPLLLLALSMVSVGAADCPFPFFNGKIVLSSESLLKNSFPDSSEALVECAKGYEREEGPTSIICLNGVWSEVKLKCKKIDCGEPKPSLHMSYDTSEGTLFGAYIKTICETGYDLEGSSFRQCLVSGWSGKAECILTTCEVPDPIENGVMIVPRAIPEFNDVITFSCDDNYVLVGNSTITCGEYGDYSSPPPTCIAITTPTEESTTTDKATTTDMTTASTRSHVITPTEASTTTTTDMTTDMTTASTRSHEGLIEGHTTNFKNDLVGFVAPLTMKASLATTLILTVLLIIALIGFLIYRQLKYKGSYNTGEDLPTKEELLHYQRV, from the exons atgaCAAGTGTGAAGGTGTTGCCACTGCTTCTACTAGCGCTTTCAATGGTCTCAGTTGGAGCAG CAGACTGTCCGTTTCCTTTTTTTAATGGCAAAATTGTCTTATCATCGGAATCCTTACTGAAGAACAGTTTCCCAGACAGTTCAGAAGCGTTAGTGGAATGTGCTAAAGGATATGAGAGAGAAGAGGGTCCGACTTCCATCATCTGCCTGAATGGGGTCTGGAGTGAAGTGAAATTGAAATGCAAAA AAATAGACTGTGGAGAACCTAAACCTTCACTGCATATGAGTTATGACACCTCAGAAGGAACATTGTTTGGTGCTTACATAAAAACCATATGTGAGACGGG ATATGATCTGGAAGGATCAAGCTTCAGGCAATGTCTTGTTTCTGGCTGGAGTGGAAAGGCTGAATGTATAC TGACAACATGCGAAGTGCCAGATCCAATTGAAAATGGCGTGATGATTGTGCCCAGAGCCATACCGGAGTTTAATGATGTCATTACGTTTTCCTGTGATGATAACTACGTCCTTGTTGGAAACAGCACCATTACATGTGGTGAATATGGGGATTATAGTTCACCACCTCCGACATGCATAG ccatcaCAACACCAACAGAAGAAAGCACTACCACAGACAAAGCTACAACAACAGACATGACTACAGCCTCCACCCGCTCACATG tcataacACCAACAGAAGCAAGCACTACCACAACAACAGACATGACAACAGACATGACTACAGCCTCCACCCGCTCACATG AGGGACTAATAGAAGGGCACACCACTAACTTCAAGA ATGATCTTGTGGGTTTTGTAGCTCCCTTGACGATGAAAGCTTCCTTAGCTACCACGCTGATTTTAACTGTCTTGCTGATTATAGCGT TGATTGGTTTTTTGATATATCGTCAATTAAAATACAAAGG TTCATACAATACTGGTGAAGATCTGCCGACAAAAGAAGAGTTATTGCATTATCAAAGAGTTTAA
- the LOC128015890 gene encoding complement decay-accelerating factor isoform X10: MTSVKVLPLLLLALSMVSVGAADCPFPFFNGKIVLSSESLLKNSFPDSSEALVECAKGYEREEGPTSIICLNGVWSEVKLKCKKIDCGEPKPSLHMSYDTSEGTLFGAYIKTICETGYDLEGSSFRQCLVSGWSGKAECILTTCEVPDPIENGVMIVPRAIPEFNDVITFSCDDNYVLVGNSTITCGEYGDYSSPPPTCIAITTPTEESTTTDKATTTDMTTASTRSHVITTPTEESTTTDKATTTDMISASTRSHVITPTEASTTTTTDMTTDMTTASTRSHAPLTMKASLATTLILTVLLIIALIGFLIYRQLKYKGSYNTGEDLPTKEELLHYQRV; this comes from the exons atgaCAAGTGTGAAGGTGTTGCCACTGCTTCTACTAGCGCTTTCAATGGTCTCAGTTGGAGCAG CAGACTGTCCGTTTCCTTTTTTTAATGGCAAAATTGTCTTATCATCGGAATCCTTACTGAAGAACAGTTTCCCAGACAGTTCAGAAGCGTTAGTGGAATGTGCTAAAGGATATGAGAGAGAAGAGGGTCCGACTTCCATCATCTGCCTGAATGGGGTCTGGAGTGAAGTGAAATTGAAATGCAAAA AAATAGACTGTGGAGAACCTAAACCTTCACTGCATATGAGTTATGACACCTCAGAAGGAACATTGTTTGGTGCTTACATAAAAACCATATGTGAGACGGG ATATGATCTGGAAGGATCAAGCTTCAGGCAATGTCTTGTTTCTGGCTGGAGTGGAAAGGCTGAATGTATAC TGACAACATGCGAAGTGCCAGATCCAATTGAAAATGGCGTGATGATTGTGCCCAGAGCCATACCGGAGTTTAATGATGTCATTACGTTTTCCTGTGATGATAACTACGTCCTTGTTGGAAACAGCACCATTACATGTGGTGAATATGGGGATTATAGTTCACCACCTCCGACATGCATAG ccatcaCAACACCAACAGAAGAAAGCACTACCACAGACAAAGCTACAACAACAGACATGACTACAGCCTCCACCCGCTCACATG tcatcACAACACCAACAGAAGAAAGCACTACCACAGACAAAGCCACTACAACAGATATGATTTCAGCCTCCACCCGCTCACATG tcataacACCAACAGAAGCAAGCACTACCACAACAACAGACATGACAACAGACATGACTACAGCCTCCACCCGCTCACATG CTCCCTTGACGATGAAAGCTTCCTTAGCTACCACGCTGATTTTAACTGTCTTGCTGATTATAGCGT TGATTGGTTTTTTGATATATCGTCAATTAAAATACAAAGG TTCATACAATACTGGTGAAGATCTGCCGACAAAAGAAGAGTTATTGCATTATCAAAGAGTTTAA
- the LOC128015890 gene encoding complement decay-accelerating factor isoform X5: MTSVKVLPLLLLALSMVSVGAADCPFPFFNGKIVLSSESLLKNSFPDSSEALVECAKGYEREEGPTSIICLNGVWSEVKLKCKKIDCGEPKPSLHMSYDTSEGTLFGAYIKTICETGYDLEGSSFRQCLVSGWSGKAECILTTCEVPDPIENGVMIVPRAIPEFNDVITFSCDDNYVLVGNSTITCGEYGDYSSPPPTCIAITTPTEESTTTDKATTTDMTTASTRSHVITTPTEESTTTDKATTTDMISASTRSHVITTPTEESTTTDMTTASTRSHVITPTEASTTTTTDMTTDMTTASTRSHAPLTMKASLATTLILTVLLIIALIGFLIYRQLKYKGSYNTGEDLPTKEELLHYQRV, from the exons atgaCAAGTGTGAAGGTGTTGCCACTGCTTCTACTAGCGCTTTCAATGGTCTCAGTTGGAGCAG CAGACTGTCCGTTTCCTTTTTTTAATGGCAAAATTGTCTTATCATCGGAATCCTTACTGAAGAACAGTTTCCCAGACAGTTCAGAAGCGTTAGTGGAATGTGCTAAAGGATATGAGAGAGAAGAGGGTCCGACTTCCATCATCTGCCTGAATGGGGTCTGGAGTGAAGTGAAATTGAAATGCAAAA AAATAGACTGTGGAGAACCTAAACCTTCACTGCATATGAGTTATGACACCTCAGAAGGAACATTGTTTGGTGCTTACATAAAAACCATATGTGAGACGGG ATATGATCTGGAAGGATCAAGCTTCAGGCAATGTCTTGTTTCTGGCTGGAGTGGAAAGGCTGAATGTATAC TGACAACATGCGAAGTGCCAGATCCAATTGAAAATGGCGTGATGATTGTGCCCAGAGCCATACCGGAGTTTAATGATGTCATTACGTTTTCCTGTGATGATAACTACGTCCTTGTTGGAAACAGCACCATTACATGTGGTGAATATGGGGATTATAGTTCACCACCTCCGACATGCATAG ccatcaCAACACCAACAGAAGAAAGCACTACCACAGACAAAGCTACAACAACAGACATGACTACAGCCTCCACCCGCTCACATG tcatcACAACACCAACAGAAGAAAGCACTACCACAGACAAAGCCACTACAACAGATATGATTTCAGCCTCCACCCGCTCACATG tcataACAACACCAACAGAAGAAAGCACTACCACAGACATGACCACAGCCTCCACCCGCTCACATG tcataacACCAACAGAAGCAAGCACTACCACAACAACAGACATGACAACAGACATGACTACAGCCTCCACCCGCTCACATG CTCCCTTGACGATGAAAGCTTCCTTAGCTACCACGCTGATTTTAACTGTCTTGCTGATTATAGCGT TGATTGGTTTTTTGATATATCGTCAATTAAAATACAAAGG TTCATACAATACTGGTGAAGATCTGCCGACAAAAGAAGAGTTATTGCATTATCAAAGAGTTTAA
- the LOC128015890 gene encoding complement decay-accelerating factor isoform X11 — MTSVKVLPLLLLALSMVSVGAADCPFPFFNGKIVLSSESLLKNSFPDSSEALVECAKGYEREEGPTSIICLNGVWSEVKLKCKKIDCGEPKPSLHMSYDTSEGTLFGAYIKTICETGYDLEGSSFRQCLVSGWSGKAECILTTCEVPDPIENGVMIVPRAIPEFNDVITFSCDDNYVLVGNSTITCGEYGDYSSPPPTCIAITTPTEESTTTDKATTTDMTTASTRSHVITTPTEESTTTDKATTTDMISASTRSHEGLIEGHTTNFKNDLVGFVAPLTMKASLATTLILTVLLIIALIGFLIYRQLKYKGSYNTGEDLPTKEELLHYQRV, encoded by the exons atgaCAAGTGTGAAGGTGTTGCCACTGCTTCTACTAGCGCTTTCAATGGTCTCAGTTGGAGCAG CAGACTGTCCGTTTCCTTTTTTTAATGGCAAAATTGTCTTATCATCGGAATCCTTACTGAAGAACAGTTTCCCAGACAGTTCAGAAGCGTTAGTGGAATGTGCTAAAGGATATGAGAGAGAAGAGGGTCCGACTTCCATCATCTGCCTGAATGGGGTCTGGAGTGAAGTGAAATTGAAATGCAAAA AAATAGACTGTGGAGAACCTAAACCTTCACTGCATATGAGTTATGACACCTCAGAAGGAACATTGTTTGGTGCTTACATAAAAACCATATGTGAGACGGG ATATGATCTGGAAGGATCAAGCTTCAGGCAATGTCTTGTTTCTGGCTGGAGTGGAAAGGCTGAATGTATAC TGACAACATGCGAAGTGCCAGATCCAATTGAAAATGGCGTGATGATTGTGCCCAGAGCCATACCGGAGTTTAATGATGTCATTACGTTTTCCTGTGATGATAACTACGTCCTTGTTGGAAACAGCACCATTACATGTGGTGAATATGGGGATTATAGTTCACCACCTCCGACATGCATAG ccatcaCAACACCAACAGAAGAAAGCACTACCACAGACAAAGCTACAACAACAGACATGACTACAGCCTCCACCCGCTCACATG tcatcACAACACCAACAGAAGAAAGCACTACCACAGACAAAGCCACTACAACAGATATGATTTCAGCCTCCACCCGCTCACATG AGGGACTAATAGAAGGGCACACCACTAACTTCAAGA ATGATCTTGTGGGTTTTGTAGCTCCCTTGACGATGAAAGCTTCCTTAGCTACCACGCTGATTTTAACTGTCTTGCTGATTATAGCGT TGATTGGTTTTTTGATATATCGTCAATTAAAATACAAAGG TTCATACAATACTGGTGAAGATCTGCCGACAAAAGAAGAGTTATTGCATTATCAAAGAGTTTAA
- the LOC128015890 gene encoding complement decay-accelerating factor isoform X13, with product MTSVKVLPLLLLALSMVSVGAADCPFPFFNGKIVLSSESLLKNSFPDSSEALVECAKGYEREEGPTSIICLNGVWSEVKLKCKKIDCGEPKPSLHMSYDTSEGTLFGAYIKTICETGYDLEGSSFRQCLVSGWSGKAECILTTCEVPDPIENGVMIVPRAIPEFNDVITFSCDDNYVLVGNSTITCGEYGDYSSPPPTCIAITTPTEESTTTDKATTTDMTTASTRSHVITTPTEESTTTDKATTTDMISASTRSHEGLIEGHTTNFKTPLTMKASLATTLILTVLLIIALIGFLIYRQLKYKGSYNTGEDLPTKEELLHYQRV from the exons atgaCAAGTGTGAAGGTGTTGCCACTGCTTCTACTAGCGCTTTCAATGGTCTCAGTTGGAGCAG CAGACTGTCCGTTTCCTTTTTTTAATGGCAAAATTGTCTTATCATCGGAATCCTTACTGAAGAACAGTTTCCCAGACAGTTCAGAAGCGTTAGTGGAATGTGCTAAAGGATATGAGAGAGAAGAGGGTCCGACTTCCATCATCTGCCTGAATGGGGTCTGGAGTGAAGTGAAATTGAAATGCAAAA AAATAGACTGTGGAGAACCTAAACCTTCACTGCATATGAGTTATGACACCTCAGAAGGAACATTGTTTGGTGCTTACATAAAAACCATATGTGAGACGGG ATATGATCTGGAAGGATCAAGCTTCAGGCAATGTCTTGTTTCTGGCTGGAGTGGAAAGGCTGAATGTATAC TGACAACATGCGAAGTGCCAGATCCAATTGAAAATGGCGTGATGATTGTGCCCAGAGCCATACCGGAGTTTAATGATGTCATTACGTTTTCCTGTGATGATAACTACGTCCTTGTTGGAAACAGCACCATTACATGTGGTGAATATGGGGATTATAGTTCACCACCTCCGACATGCATAG ccatcaCAACACCAACAGAAGAAAGCACTACCACAGACAAAGCTACAACAACAGACATGACTACAGCCTCCACCCGCTCACATG tcatcACAACACCAACAGAAGAAAGCACTACCACAGACAAAGCCACTACAACAGATATGATTTCAGCCTCCACCCGCTCACATG AGGGACTAATAGAAGGGCACACCACTAACTTCAAGA CTCCCTTGACGATGAAAGCTTCCTTAGCTACCACGCTGATTTTAACTGTCTTGCTGATTATAGCGT TGATTGGTTTTTTGATATATCGTCAATTAAAATACAAAGG TTCATACAATACTGGTGAAGATCTGCCGACAAAAGAAGAGTTATTGCATTATCAAAGAGTTTAA
- the LOC128015890 gene encoding complement decay-accelerating factor isoform X15 codes for MTSVKVLPLLLLALSMVSVGAADCPFPFFNGKIVLSSESLLKNSFPDSSEALVECAKGYEREEGPTSIICLNGVWSEVKLKCKKIDCGEPKPSLHMSYDTSEGTLFGAYIKTICETGYDLEGSSFRQCLVSGWSGKAECILTTCEVPDPIENGVMIVPRAIPEFNDVITFSCDDNYVLVGNSTITCGEYGDYSSPPPTCIAITTPTEESTTTDKATTTDMTTASTRSHVITPTEASTTTTTDMTTDMTTASTRSHDDLVGFVAPLTMKASLATTLILTVLLIIALIGFLIYRQLKYKGSYNTGEDLPTKEELLHYQRV; via the exons atgaCAAGTGTGAAGGTGTTGCCACTGCTTCTACTAGCGCTTTCAATGGTCTCAGTTGGAGCAG CAGACTGTCCGTTTCCTTTTTTTAATGGCAAAATTGTCTTATCATCGGAATCCTTACTGAAGAACAGTTTCCCAGACAGTTCAGAAGCGTTAGTGGAATGTGCTAAAGGATATGAGAGAGAAGAGGGTCCGACTTCCATCATCTGCCTGAATGGGGTCTGGAGTGAAGTGAAATTGAAATGCAAAA AAATAGACTGTGGAGAACCTAAACCTTCACTGCATATGAGTTATGACACCTCAGAAGGAACATTGTTTGGTGCTTACATAAAAACCATATGTGAGACGGG ATATGATCTGGAAGGATCAAGCTTCAGGCAATGTCTTGTTTCTGGCTGGAGTGGAAAGGCTGAATGTATAC TGACAACATGCGAAGTGCCAGATCCAATTGAAAATGGCGTGATGATTGTGCCCAGAGCCATACCGGAGTTTAATGATGTCATTACGTTTTCCTGTGATGATAACTACGTCCTTGTTGGAAACAGCACCATTACATGTGGTGAATATGGGGATTATAGTTCACCACCTCCGACATGCATAG ccatcaCAACACCAACAGAAGAAAGCACTACCACAGACAAAGCTACAACAACAGACATGACTACAGCCTCCACCCGCTCACATG tcataacACCAACAGAAGCAAGCACTACCACAACAACAGACATGACAACAGACATGACTACAGCCTCCACCCGCTCACATG ATGATCTTGTGGGTTTTGTAGCTCCCTTGACGATGAAAGCTTCCTTAGCTACCACGCTGATTTTAACTGTCTTGCTGATTATAGCGT TGATTGGTTTTTTGATATATCGTCAATTAAAATACAAAGG TTCATACAATACTGGTGAAGATCTGCCGACAAAAGAAGAGTTATTGCATTATCAAAGAGTTTAA